A window of Prolixibacter sp. SD074 contains these coding sequences:
- a CDS encoding TlpA disulfide reductase family protein codes for MKWNRRTVATGLILLTGIWLLAGCREKPTDILWQTEDRLNRMQSVGYKTTIHTFQREMGTDKLDSALCYFDFTSSDSILGARYRFMTSNGEQVFNGHQFFQSSPFDKTVIYSNHHVAFDVNSSTYLINSVYVLRKLLPQMMDAPDIKITWQNDRTIRKQECWGVSIDMKNKWIDPNANHQLRPAPGKTYHYMLAISKRMGLPVQFRWNYPDNKGYWESTFRYLGIDQGMETSAWSYGRFPKSYLRMSKQEYFASLKNRAQVKSGQVAPQWRLPELKGSFVSLKEIKGKLVLLEFWFPYCQGDDEATAFLNKLHKLDGHNDLAIYGIEMTGREASNLKTYVEKQKRLYPTLYQGRNVATEYGVDVAPVFFLIDGTGKVVYVSTGLNKAALANAIKTTLERR; via the coding sequence ATGAAGTGGAACAGACGGACGGTCGCGACAGGATTAATTTTACTGACGGGGATCTGGTTGCTGGCCGGTTGCCGGGAGAAGCCTACTGATATTCTTTGGCAAACGGAAGATCGGTTAAACCGGATGCAGTCGGTAGGGTACAAAACCACCATTCATACCTTCCAGCGGGAGATGGGAACGGACAAGCTCGATTCGGCGCTTTGCTATTTCGATTTCACCAGTTCGGATTCCATTCTGGGAGCCCGGTACCGGTTCATGACCAGCAACGGGGAGCAGGTGTTCAACGGGCACCAGTTCTTTCAAAGCAGTCCGTTCGACAAAACCGTCATCTACTCCAATCATCATGTAGCATTCGACGTGAACAGCTCCACCTACCTCATCAACTCGGTGTATGTGCTGCGGAAGCTGTTACCACAGATGATGGATGCCCCGGACATTAAAATTACCTGGCAAAACGACCGGACCATCCGGAAGCAGGAATGTTGGGGGGTATCCATTGATATGAAGAATAAATGGATTGATCCGAATGCCAATCACCAATTGAGACCGGCGCCGGGGAAGACCTATCATTATATGCTTGCTATCTCAAAAAGAATGGGACTGCCGGTTCAGTTCCGATGGAACTACCCGGATAACAAAGGTTACTGGGAATCGACTTTCCGTTACCTCGGGATAGATCAAGGGATGGAGACGTCGGCATGGAGTTACGGCCGTTTTCCGAAGTCGTATCTGCGCATGTCTAAACAGGAATACTTTGCATCGTTGAAAAACCGGGCGCAGGTAAAATCCGGACAGGTAGCACCTCAATGGAGACTTCCGGAGCTGAAGGGCAGTTTTGTCAGTCTGAAAGAGATAAAAGGCAAACTGGTACTGCTCGAGTTCTGGTTTCCCTATTGCCAGGGCGACGACGAGGCCACCGCTTTTCTGAATAAACTGCATAAGCTGGACGGACACAACGACCTGGCGATTTACGGTATCGAAATGACCGGCAGGGAGGCATCCAATCTCAAAACTTACGTTGAAAAGCAGAAGCGGCTTTATCCAACCCTTTACCAGGGAAGAAATGTGGCTACCGAATATGGCGTCGATGTAGCACCCGTCTTTTTCCTGATTGACGGAACCGGAAAAGTCGTTTACGTCAGCACCGGACTGAACAAAGCTGCGTTAGCCAACGCCATCAAAACCACCCTGGAAAGACGATAA
- a CDS encoding IS5 family transposase has protein sequence MIDYTPQSQLSLNMFKHPFEQGLDKENRWVKLAALIPWDSLAAVYSRKLDAGSGRKSVNIRTVIAALIVKHKLGLDDRGTIEMIQENIYLQYFCGLPCFTTQPVFDASLFVDIRKRLGGDEFEAFNQRIIESSEQIKPHQSRIKRKQQQQKEEATDKDKDKNDGPEKNDNRGTLKVDATVADQEITYPTDLKLLNTSRGNLERIIDLLYLRPADGTKPRTYRRNARKHYLNIAKKKKKTKKQIRRGIRGQLQYISRDLKIVDSLLLKPGRSELLEKRDRELMATIRKVYSQQKLMYENRTHQCENRIVNIFQPHVRPIVRGKDKAKTEFGAKINISEVNGFCRIDRFSWDAYNESTDLKMQVENFKHTYGCYPRVFLGDQIFLTRENRKYLKEKGIKIYGKPLGRPPKNDSQTASQKYRDKKEAAKRNHVEGKFGQGKRGYGLNNIMARLPETSESWVNAILFVMNLAKLLQVAEKWKGSFALLLKKLKAAIKNLLRLELFDKNLLLIPISNSCGA, from the coding sequence ATGATTGATTACACACCACAAAGCCAATTAAGTTTAAATATGTTCAAGCATCCTTTTGAACAAGGGTTGGACAAGGAGAACCGATGGGTGAAATTAGCCGCATTGATTCCCTGGGATTCACTTGCAGCCGTTTATAGCCGGAAGCTCGATGCGGGCTCGGGGCGTAAAAGTGTCAACATCCGCACGGTGATAGCGGCCTTGATAGTCAAGCACAAGCTTGGCCTGGATGACCGGGGTACCATAGAAATGATACAGGAAAACATTTACCTGCAATACTTTTGCGGGCTGCCGTGTTTTACCACCCAACCGGTTTTTGATGCCAGCCTGTTTGTCGATATCCGCAAAAGATTGGGAGGCGATGAGTTTGAAGCTTTCAACCAACGAATCATCGAATCATCCGAACAAATTAAACCACATCAGTCCCGCATTAAAAGAAAACAACAGCAACAAAAGGAAGAGGCAACGGACAAGGATAAGGACAAAAACGACGGGCCCGAAAAGAATGATAACCGGGGAACACTGAAAGTAGATGCGACTGTGGCCGACCAGGAGATCACCTATCCGACAGATTTGAAACTCTTAAACACCTCCAGGGGAAATCTGGAACGAATCATAGACCTGTTGTACCTTCGCCCGGCAGATGGAACAAAACCAAGAACCTACCGCAGGAATGCCCGCAAGCATTACCTGAACATTGCAAAGAAGAAAAAGAAGACAAAGAAGCAGATTCGCCGGGGAATCAGGGGACAGCTTCAATACATTTCCCGCGATCTAAAAATAGTTGACAGCTTATTGTTAAAACCCGGTCGGTCGGAATTGCTGGAAAAACGCGACAGGGAACTGATGGCAACCATTCGGAAAGTTTACAGCCAGCAAAAATTGATGTATGAGAATAGAACCCATCAATGCGAGAACCGCATTGTGAACATTTTCCAGCCCCATGTGCGTCCGATTGTCCGGGGAAAAGACAAAGCGAAAACCGAATTTGGAGCGAAAATCAACATCAGTGAGGTGAACGGATTCTGCCGGATAGACCGGTTCAGCTGGGATGCCTACAATGAAAGCACGGATTTGAAAATGCAGGTAGAAAATTTTAAACATACCTATGGTTGCTATCCCCGGGTATTCCTTGGCGACCAGATTTTCCTGACAAGGGAAAACCGCAAATACCTGAAAGAAAAAGGGATTAAGATCTACGGCAAACCCCTGGGAAGGCCACCGAAAAATGACAGCCAAACTGCCAGTCAGAAATACCGTGACAAAAAAGAAGCAGCCAAACGAAACCACGTAGAAGGCAAGTTTGGACAAGGCAAACGAGGATACGGGCTCAACAATATCATGGCCAGGCTTCCTGAAACGTCCGAATCATGGGTCAATGCGATCCTTTTTGTCATGAACCTGGCCAAATTGCTGCAAGTGGCAGAAAAATGGAAAGGTTCTTTTGCGCTCTTACTTAAAAAACTAAAAGCGGCCATCAAAAACCTGCTGAGATTAGAATTATTTGACAAAAACCTTTTGCTCATTCCAATATCGAACTCGTGTGGCGCATAG
- a CDS encoding DUF898 family protein, whose translation MKNYFDFTLTGKKFLPIWLLYYLVYIIPMGVYYYERYAPGVELHYLKHIFFPLLLIGLLIYYLIAKITIEHVQYGETNFRFGGGFWLFTGKVLLGAFLTVITLGIYGAWFARDINRFFIDNSSHSGHIFRFNGSGSKLFVIVLLVFMIPVIVFALSTIPFYSIKSEPLAFTISRYLFVLILAIPYYFLYYKWLININYKEYHIHWNTEWMPSVGKIALEAFLSVITLGIYLPMAFLRLYTYFSARTIAQKEDGAYIFGYDIEPTADFLFIWGQWLLTIVTLGLYRPWAYAKIRKRILSKTYVTASNDH comes from the coding sequence ATGAAAAACTATTTCGATTTTACTCTAACAGGAAAGAAGTTTTTGCCCATTTGGTTACTGTACTATCTGGTATATATCATCCCGATGGGCGTTTATTACTACGAAAGGTATGCACCTGGAGTCGAGCTTCATTATTTAAAACATATTTTTTTCCCCCTGTTACTTATCGGCTTATTAATATACTATCTCATCGCTAAGATTACCATTGAGCATGTTCAGTATGGAGAAACCAACTTTCGCTTTGGTGGAGGATTCTGGTTGTTCACCGGAAAGGTGTTACTGGGAGCGTTTTTGACTGTTATCACCCTTGGGATTTATGGTGCCTGGTTTGCCCGGGATATCAACCGCTTTTTTATCGATAACAGTTCGCATAGCGGACATATATTCCGGTTCAACGGAAGCGGCAGTAAACTATTTGTCATTGTTCTCCTGGTATTTATGATCCCGGTTATTGTATTTGCTCTGAGTACCATACCTTTTTATTCGATCAAAAGTGAACCACTTGCTTTTACAATTTCCAGGTACTTGTTTGTCCTCATCCTGGCCATTCCTTATTACTTCTTATACTATAAATGGCTGATTAACATTAATTACAAGGAATACCATATTCACTGGAATACGGAATGGATGCCTTCGGTAGGAAAAATCGCGTTGGAAGCATTCCTGTCCGTTATCACCCTGGGAATCTATTTGCCTATGGCTTTCCTTCGGTTATACACCTATTTTTCTGCACGGACCATTGCCCAAAAAGAAGACGGAGCCTACATATTTGGATATGATATCGAGCCAACTGCCGATTTTCTGTTTATCTGGGGACAATGGTTGCTGACCATCGTTACACTGGGTCTCTATCGTCCCTGGGCCTATGCAAAGATTCGGAAACGCATCCTCAGTAAAACCTATGTAACTGCTTCGAACGATCATTAA